In one window of Ferrimicrobium sp. DNA:
- a CDS encoding 4Fe-4S dicluster domain-containing protein, giving the protein MKRDHVAGYTDVDRGEKERLIGQVMTDARFGDYLYGCYECGICVAACPSARFYDFSPRRIAQAAARRDIDLMFQQMQEDIWECSQCFSCLRCPRGNNPGGVITIMREVAVKEGLHSAKDALAGYSRIIYKIMSTGTQVSPDMLQPDAFPDWGPEVKDVSENLDLWRRMLPPETMHTTTTGWKVADRTLVELYVIWLETGALDMIAQVDQGIHMILEEIMEEKLEEEGIEI; this is encoded by the coding sequence ATGAAGAGAGATCATGTAGCAGGGTATACCGATGTAGATCGTGGAGAGAAGGAACGGCTGATCGGGCAGGTCATGACCGATGCACGCTTTGGTGACTACCTCTATGGTTGTTACGAGTGTGGAATCTGCGTTGCTGCCTGTCCTTCTGCACGGTTCTACGACTTCTCACCACGCCGGATTGCCCAAGCGGCAGCCCGACGTGATATCGACCTGATGTTCCAGCAGATGCAGGAGGACATCTGGGAGTGTTCACAGTGTTTTTCCTGTCTGCGATGCCCAAGGGGCAATAACCCAGGGGGGGTCATAACCATTATGCGTGAAGTTGCGGTCAAGGAGGGTCTCCACTCTGCCAAGGATGCCCTCGCTGGGTACTCCCGAATCATTTACAAGATCATGTCGACAGGAACTCAGGTCTCCCCTGACATGCTCCAACCTGATGCATTCCCCGACTGGGGCCCTGAAGTCAAGGATGTCTCAGAGAACCTCGATCTATGGCGCAGAATGCTCCCTCCTGAGACGATGCACACCACAACGACGGGCTGGAAAGTAGCTGATAGAACGCTTGTAGAGCTCTACGTTATCTGGTTAGAGACAGGGGCATTGGACATGATTGCACAGGTAGATCAAGGAATCCACATGATTCTTGAAGAGATTATGGAAGAGAAGTTAGAGGAAGAAGGGATAGAGATATGA
- a CDS encoding glutamine synthetase family protein, which translates to MSQNLGGGGDFAWVKLVFTDLSGTARAVQIPGATFDQAISEGVRVDGSALEGRNRLIETDLVLKPDPTTLLPSGQGSGRVICDLFDEEGSPWPLDPRHALRQMVATTSIASGDWEGAAELEWYLLRPDFTPVDGEGYFSYARGEGERLLAKTAEQLLSLNVPLSAAHHEAGPGQYEVNLTGSTPLALADTLMNARTIIADLAYAEGLIATFMARPLNELPGSGMHIHQVVPGEDPTDAMRVEQIIGGVLQHASALCAFGAPTINSYRRLHRGAEAPSHATWAQASRSALVRLSRKSEGFVSIEYRGSDSSANPYLVIAALLAAAETGVIGQAKLPAPLEESVEGVGLAQVETAPTQLPRSLEQAIRELVADDQLIDCFDDRLINRYSEDLMAEVEASQGYVSDWEQQRYLGSR; encoded by the coding sequence TTGAGTCAGAACCTAGGAGGCGGTGGCGATTTCGCTTGGGTGAAGTTGGTCTTCACCGATCTCAGCGGAACGGCCCGTGCAGTGCAGATCCCTGGTGCAACCTTCGATCAAGCGATCAGTGAGGGAGTGCGGGTCGATGGTTCGGCGCTAGAGGGACGCAACCGACTCATCGAGACTGATCTTGTGCTCAAACCAGACCCAACGACCTTATTGCCGAGCGGTCAGGGTTCGGGTCGTGTCATCTGTGATCTCTTTGACGAAGAGGGTAGCCCTTGGCCACTTGATCCCCGCCATGCCCTCCGTCAGATGGTGGCCACGACCTCCATCGCCTCAGGTGACTGGGAGGGCGCAGCAGAACTCGAATGGTACCTTCTACGCCCGGACTTTACACCGGTCGATGGGGAAGGCTATTTTTCGTATGCACGCGGAGAGGGGGAACGACTGCTTGCCAAGACGGCGGAGCAGCTCCTCTCGCTCAATGTTCCCCTGAGCGCAGCCCACCACGAGGCAGGACCAGGGCAATACGAGGTGAATCTCACCGGCTCGACCCCGCTCGCACTCGCCGATACGTTGATGAACGCACGAACGATCATCGCTGACCTGGCGTACGCCGAGGGACTCATAGCAACTTTTATGGCACGACCGCTGAACGAGTTGCCGGGGTCTGGCATGCATATCCATCAGGTGGTACCCGGCGAAGATCCCACCGATGCGATGCGAGTGGAACAGATCATCGGCGGAGTCTTGCAGCACGCGAGTGCACTCTGTGCCTTTGGCGCTCCAACCATTAACTCGTATCGGCGTCTGCACCGGGGCGCCGAGGCGCCGAGTCACGCGACGTGGGCGCAGGCGAGTCGGTCGGCCTTGGTGCGGCTGAGTCGCAAGAGTGAAGGGTTCGTCTCGATTGAGTACCGTGGCTCGGACTCGTCGGCAAATCCTTATCTGGTGATCGCTGCGTTGCTCGCTGCCGCCGAGACCGGTGTCATCGGGCAGGCGAAGTTGCCGGCTCCACTGGAGGAGAGCGTGGAAGGCGTTGGTCTTGCCCAGGTTGAGACAGCACCAACGCAGTTGCCACGCAGCCTAGAACAGGCGATTCGTGAACTGGTCGCCGATGATCAGCTGATCGACTGCTTTGACGACCGCCTCATCAACAGGTACAGCGAGGACCTGATGGCCGAGGTGGAGGCGTCACAGGGATATGTCAGTGATTGGGAACAACAACGCTATCTGGGTAGCCGCTAA
- a CDS encoding sulfurtransferase TusA family protein has protein sequence MRMFVPVRRAAIVGEIGCAVRGVPKGGRMVEQPTEILDCKGLQCPLPVIKTSQAIKKLQPGEVLELLATDPGVEPDMNAWTSRTGNELLGITKEGDVFHVLLKRGG, from the coding sequence ATGCGCATGTTTGTACCGGTACGGCGTGCCGCGATCGTAGGGGAGATCGGGTGCGCAGTGCGAGGTGTGCCAAAAGGGGGGCGTATGGTTGAGCAGCCGACGGAGATTTTGGATTGCAAGGGACTACAGTGCCCGTTACCCGTTATCAAGACGTCGCAGGCCATCAAGAAGTTACAACCGGGTGAGGTGCTTGAGCTTCTCGCGACTGATCCAGGGGTCGAGCCGGACATGAATGCGTGGACCTCTAGGACCGGTAATGAACTGCTGGGGATCACCAAAGAGGGCGATGTATTTCATGTTCTACTCAAACGGGGTGGATAG
- a CDS encoding serine/threonine-protein kinase, producing the protein MGDSIDGFVLKEPLGEGAYATVWLAIDQRGDREVVVKFPNPELLADPQLYARFARERTLALSLEHPNVQRALPVPQHPSEPYLLHEYRAGQTLREWMAQQGRVPLAEAIDIGRQIALGLAYLHAHGVVHRDLKPENLIISADHSVAISDFGSAVSLGARRLTWRHFSLAQGTPDYMSPEQIRGQRGDARSDLYSWGIILYELLTGVVPFEGDSWLAVMAGHLQGSPLPLRERDPDIPPNVEGVVMHSFRRYPEHRYQSADALLLDLNEPATIDPAIFDFSVEAPMGEVQPTTTRSYLRRAGLVAVGFVSAIIVVVVIALVVR; encoded by the coding sequence GTGGGAGATTCGATTGATGGTTTTGTGCTGAAGGAGCCACTTGGTGAAGGTGCGTATGCGACTGTTTGGCTCGCCATCGATCAACGCGGGGACCGAGAAGTGGTGGTAAAGTTCCCGAATCCTGAGCTCTTGGCCGACCCCCAGCTCTATGCCCGGTTCGCCAGGGAGCGCACCCTGGCCCTCTCGCTTGAGCATCCAAATGTGCAGCGGGCGTTGCCGGTGCCCCAGCATCCGAGTGAACCGTATCTGTTGCATGAGTACCGAGCGGGTCAAACCCTTCGCGAGTGGATGGCCCAACAAGGACGGGTACCTCTTGCGGAGGCGATCGACATCGGTCGCCAGATCGCGCTCGGCCTCGCCTATCTTCATGCACATGGGGTGGTGCATCGCGATCTCAAACCGGAGAATCTGATCATCTCCGCCGATCACTCCGTTGCGATCAGCGACTTTGGCAGTGCGGTAAGCCTCGGGGCGCGCCGACTTACCTGGCGACACTTTTCGCTGGCCCAGGGTACCCCTGACTATATGAGTCCTGAACAGATACGGGGTCAGCGTGGCGATGCCCGTAGTGATCTCTACAGCTGGGGAATCATCCTCTATGAACTGCTCACCGGCGTCGTCCCTTTCGAGGGCGACAGCTGGTTAGCGGTGATGGCTGGACATCTGCAAGGAAGTCCACTGCCGCTGCGAGAACGTGATCCAGACATCCCTCCCAATGTCGAGGGGGTCGTGATGCATAGCTTTCGCCGCTACCCAGAGCACCGATATCAGAGTGCTGATGCGCTCCTCCTTGATCTCAACGAACCCGCAACGATCGATCCAGCGATCTTTGATTTCTCAGTGGAGGCACCCATGGGCGAGGTGCAACCGACGACCACACGAAGTTACCTCCGTCGGGCTGGGCTGGTTGCTGTAGGGTTTGTGAGCGCCATCATTGTGGTGGTCGTGATCGCGCTTGTCGTCAGGTAG
- a CDS encoding DsrE/DsrF/DrsH-like family protein, translating to MWTGEFEGKVLYVQTHGENDPGRCATPFFLAASAAAMEVEVGIYFTMYGPQLLKKTVVDKIGPKGDRGQRLSYFVKQATDLGVRLWVCQPSLDLNDLAIEELIDGVEMIGGAAFNDLAMNADAVVSF from the coding sequence ATGTGGACCGGTGAGTTCGAGGGGAAAGTGCTCTATGTGCAGACGCACGGTGAGAACGATCCTGGTCGTTGTGCTACCCCATTCTTCCTGGCAGCGTCCGCCGCTGCGATGGAGGTGGAGGTGGGGATCTATTTCACGATGTACGGTCCTCAGCTCCTAAAGAAGACGGTAGTTGACAAGATTGGTCCAAAAGGCGACCGAGGTCAACGGCTCTCCTACTTTGTGAAACAGGCTACAGATCTTGGCGTGCGTCTTTGGGTCTGCCAACCCTCGCTCGATCTCAATGATCTTGCGATCGAGGAGTTGATCGATGGCGTGGAGATGATTGGCGGTGCCGCCTTCAACGATCTCGCCATGAACGCGGATGCGGTGGTGTCGTTCTAA
- a CDS encoding heterodisulfide reductase-related iron-sulfur binding cluster, giving the protein MSDGAVSVILGKKEKFERGPDRRSEDFHERLFELEAEGELVVQRITGDFVEVPTKYGVIKKIQKANLWHHKSCGQCGHIPGYSTSIFWLMRKLGYDYIDPEDQTSCTAWNYYASATSNQAAQAAVAVRNFAAAYETGNFPLIHCGTSYGHYKEVRAELLHDGALRQQVTKVLHRLGKQLVLPEEIIHYSEWLYAVRDEISARAVRDVSGIAVTVHPACHYYKLVEGDAIFDPDVYHGQRTAAVSGLVLALGADLRSYSTFFDCCGFGFRHILVQRDFTRSFATLRKIEVMKEEADPDVVLTHDTGCVTALDKSQFAAQAHERNVGVPVMSEAQFAALAMGAHPFKVAQLHWHSTNYRPLLEKMGIDWEAAWAEFQADAKRLQSGGQEFLTWADVDA; this is encoded by the coding sequence ATGAGTGATGGTGCGGTCTCGGTAATTCTTGGCAAGAAGGAGAAGTTTGAACGGGGTCCGGATCGTCGTTCAGAGGATTTTCATGAGCGTCTCTTCGAGTTGGAAGCGGAGGGTGAGCTTGTCGTACAGCGGATTACCGGCGACTTTGTGGAGGTTCCCACCAAGTACGGGGTCATCAAGAAAATTCAAAAGGCGAACCTTTGGCATCACAAGTCATGTGGGCAGTGCGGTCACATTCCGGGCTACTCGACCTCGATCTTTTGGTTGATGCGCAAGCTCGGTTATGATTACATCGACCCGGAGGATCAAACCTCCTGTACCGCCTGGAATTACTATGCGTCGGCTACCTCGAACCAAGCGGCCCAGGCAGCGGTGGCAGTGAGGAATTTTGCGGCGGCCTATGAGACGGGCAACTTCCCACTGATCCATTGTGGCACCTCGTACGGTCATTACAAGGAGGTTCGGGCAGAGCTGCTCCACGATGGGGCGCTCCGCCAGCAGGTGACCAAGGTGCTCCATCGGCTCGGCAAACAGTTGGTACTGCCAGAGGAGATCATTCATTATTCAGAGTGGCTCTATGCGGTGCGTGATGAGATCAGTGCGCGGGCCGTGCGCGACGTCTCTGGCATCGCGGTGACGGTGCACCCCGCATGTCATTACTACAAACTTGTCGAAGGAGATGCGATCTTCGATCCCGATGTCTATCACGGTCAGCGGACGGCCGCAGTGAGTGGGCTCGTACTAGCGCTGGGGGCTGATTTACGGAGTTACTCCACCTTCTTTGATTGCTGTGGGTTTGGCTTTCGCCATATCCTCGTGCAGCGTGACTTCACCCGCTCCTTTGCAACGCTGAGGAAGATCGAAGTGATGAAGGAAGAGGCCGATCCTGATGTGGTCTTGACCCATGATACCGGTTGCGTGACGGCGCTTGACAAGAGCCAGTTTGCGGCGCAGGCGCATGAGCGCAACGTCGGCGTCCCGGTCATGAGCGAGGCCCAGTTCGCCGCGCTAGCGATGGGTGCGCACCCGTTCAAAGTGGCGCAGCTGCATTGGCACTCGACGAACTATCGTCCACTGCTCGAAAAGATGGGTATTGACTGGGAGGCGGCTTGGGCTGAGTTTCAAGCGGATGCCAAGCGGCTTCAGAGTGGGGGACAAGAGTTCCTCACCTGGGCAGATGTTGACGCATAG